A genomic window from Pecten maximus chromosome 2, xPecMax1.1, whole genome shotgun sequence includes:
- the LOC117321624 gene encoding mediator of RNA polymerase II transcription subunit 22-like — translation MASQRALPQSKEALLKSYNKKLKDDIKSMLDNFTEIIKLARGEEESQVSKTTQIEQDQYEMQVRGSNIVRAGESLMKLVSDLKQFLILNDFPSVNDSITKNSKLYKDLQSECDTKLLTLRDDMAVDLFELEDEYYSSSYK, via the exons ATGGCTAGCCAGCGTGCCCTTCCTCAGAGCAAGGAGGCCCTACTGAAATCCTACAATAAGAAACTCAAAGATGACATCAAGTCCATGTTAGAtaattttacagaaatcatCAAGCTTGCAAGA GGGGAAGAGGAGTCTCAGGTTTCTAAGACAACACAGATAGAGCAAGACCAGTATGAAATGCAAGTCCGTGGCTCCAACATT GTGAGAGCAGGAGAATCTCTGATGAAACTAGTGTCCGACCTGAAGCAGTTTCTTATTCTCAACGACTTTCCTTCTGTAAATGACTCCATTACAAAGAACAGTAAACTGTACAAAGATCTACAGAGTGAATGTGACACTAAACTGTTAACACTCCGTGATGATATGGCTGTCGACTTGTTTGAGCTGGAGGATGAATATTACTCATCAAGTTACAAGTGA